Proteins from a single region of Primulina tabacum isolate GXHZ01 chromosome 5, ASM2559414v2, whole genome shotgun sequence:
- the LOC142547132 gene encoding lipid phosphate phosphatase delta-like isoform X2 codes for MESITGWQVTILCGIALWIVVSSILNLTGKIRSLTQPWVLHCVVSGTPIILRIQKYQNTYLDALFSGMSCVVSVPFYTAFLPFVFWTGHCKLARQMTLLMAFCDYIGNCTKDVVSAPRPSSSLVRRLTATKDEEENAMEYGLPSSHTLNTVCLSGYLFHYILSYSGYNVYTAVMGFSMVCLLVGLIGLGRIYLGMHSLIDVIVGLAMGLGILAIWLSTSEYLDNFIVSGPNVASFWAALSFLLLFAYPTPECPTPSFEFHTAFNGVSLGIVIGVHLTFHQFHHENVARIFFSQLPVPTFVGRIFLGIPTILLVKYCSKALAKWILPIVANALGIQIRSTSYLPALKGGMSPNKKLDEIKQLGCVQKLFFFTEKTSFDVDTGIRFIQYSGLAWSVVDLVPSLFSFLGL; via the exons ATGGAAAGCATCACAGGGTGGCAAGTGACTATTCTATGTGGGATAGCATTGTGGATTGTGGTTTCTTCGATTTTAAATTTGACTGGAAAGATCAGATCTTTAACACAGCCATGGGTTTTGCACTGTGTTGTTTCTGGCACTCCAATTATTCTCCGGATCCAG AAATACCAGAATACGTATTTGGATGCCTTGTTTTCCGGGATGTCTTGTGTTGTTTCTGTGCCTTTTTACACTGCTTTTCTTCCTTTCGTTTTCTGG ACTGGGCATTGCAAATTGGCTAGGCAGATGACTCTCTTGATGGCCTTTTGCGATTACATCGGAAACTGCACAAAG GATGTAGTATCGGCACCTAGACCTAGTTCTTCGCTTGTTAGGAGATTAACAGCGACCAAAGACGAGGAAGAGAATGCAATGGAATACGGATTACCTTCTTCGCACACTCTTAATACCGTTTGCTTGTCAGG GTATCTGTTTCATTACATTCTGTCCTACTCTGGTTATAATGTCTACACTGCTGTAATGGGATTCAGCATGGTTTGTCTGCTTGTGGGACTCATTGGCTTGG GAAGGATATACCTGGGAATGCATAGCTTGATTGATGTAATTGTTGGTCTAGCTATGGGATTGGGGATCCTGGCAATCTGGCTCTCTACTTCTGAATACTTGGATAATTTCATAGTCTCGGGTCCAAATG TTGCATCATTTTGGGCCGCTCTTAGCTTCTTGTTACTCTTTGCCTACCCAACACCTGAATGTCCGACCCCTAGTTTTGAGTTCCACACTGCCTTCAATGGTGTTTCCTTGGGAATT GTGATCGGGGTCCACCTAACGTTTCATCAGTTTCACCATGAAAATGTTGCGCGAATATTTTTTTCTCAGCTGCCAGTTCCCACATTTGTCGGTAGAATTTTTTTGGGCATTCCAACCATTCTTCTCGTGAAGTATTGCAGCAAGGCTCTTGCGAAATGGATTCTTCCCATTGTTGCGAATGCTTTGGGAATTCAAATAAGGTCAACCAGCTATTTACCTGCCTTAAAAGGTGGGATGTCTCCTAATAAGAAGTTGGATGAAATTAAGCAATTAGGGTGTGTCCAGAAACTATTCTTTTTCACCGAGAAGACTTCATTTGATGTTGATACTGGCATAAGGTTCATTCAGTATTCTGGTCTTGCTTGGTCTGTTGTTGACCTTGTTCCTTCTCTATTTTCTTTCCTCGGCTTGTGA
- the LOC142544192 gene encoding uncharacterized protein LOC142544192: MMMHAYINQQVNEGTRRRSIPDHVVIRRDREIADRNLFNDYFSENPKFHEGRSGSPTIILEALADYDLWIWHAYFGMPGSNNDINVLEASTLFSDLAQGIAPPAHYTICGKEYDTGYYLADGIYPKWSTIVQTIREPLGPKKRYFAMKQESCRKDVERAFGVLQSRFAIVASPARSWRKNDSHYIMKACIIVHNMIIEDERDLSAPIQDAMEAPTPDVEMVVNDENAIFQEFLVRYKKIKNRDAHYELRNALIEHLWEQYSSSNI; encoded by the exons ATGATGATGCATGCCTATATCAATCAACAAGTTAACGAAGGCACGAGAAGAAGATCAATTCCTGATCATGTTGTAATTCGTCGCGATAGAGAAATAGCCGATCGTAATTTGTTCAATGACTATTTCTCTGAGAATCCCAAATTTCATGAAG GTCGTAGTGGGTCACCAACAATTATTTTAGAAGCATTGGCCGATTATGATCTTTGGATATGGCATGCATATTTTGGTATGCCTGGTTCAAATAATGACATCAATGTTTTGGAGGCATCCACTTTGTTTTCCGATTTGGCTCAAGGCATTGCTCCACCTGCTCATTATACTATCTGTGGAAAAGAATATGATACTGGCTATTACTTAGCCGATGGTATCTATCCAAAGTGGTCAACTATTGTGCAAACTATTCGTGAACCACTTGGACCGAAAAAGAGATATTTTGCTATGAAACAAGAGTCATGCAGAAAAGATGTGGAGCGTGCATTTGGTGTTCTTCAATCTCGATTTGCGATCGTGGCATCTCCAGCACGGTCTTGGCGTAAAAACGATTCACATTACATAATGAAAGCTTGCATTATCGTGCACAACATGATTATTGAAGACGAACGTGATCTTAGTGCACCAATTCAAGATGCAATGGAAGCACCGACTCCAGACGTTGAAATGGTGGTCAATGACGAAAATGCTATATTTCAAGAATTTCTCGTtcgttataaaaaaataaaaaatagagaTGCTCATTATGAACTACGAAATGCGTTAATTGAGCATTTGTGGGAACAATATAGTTCTTCGAATATTTAA
- the LOC142547132 gene encoding lipid phosphate phosphatase delta-like isoform X1, giving the protein MESITGWQVTILCGIALWIVVSSILNLTGKIRSLTQPWVLHCVVSGTPIILRIQKYQNTYLDALFSGMSCVVSVPFYTAFLPFVFWTGHCKLARQMTLLMAFCDYIGNCTKDVVSAPRPSSSLVRRLTATKDEEENAMEYGLPSSHTLNTVCLSGYLFHYILSYSGYNVYTAVMGFSMVCLLVGLIGLGKIYLGMHSLIDVIVGLAMGLGILAIWLSTSEYLDNFIVSGPNVASFWAALSFLLLFAYPTPECPTPSFEFHTAFNGVSLGIVIGVHLTFHQFHHENVARIFFSQLPVPTFVGRIFLGIPTILLVKYCSKALAKWILPIVANALGIQIRSTSYLPALKGGMSPNKKLDEIKQLGCVQKLFFFTEKTSFDVDTGIRFIQYSGLAWSVVDLVPSLFSFLGL; this is encoded by the exons ATGGAAAGCATCACAGGGTGGCAAGTGACTATTCTATGTGGGATAGCATTGTGGATTGTGGTTTCTTCGATTTTAAATTTGACTGGAAAGATCAGATCTTTAACACAGCCATGGGTTTTGCACTGTGTTGTTTCTGGCACTCCAATTATTCTCCGGATCCAG AAATACCAGAATACGTATTTGGATGCCTTGTTTTCCGGGATGTCTTGTGTTGTTTCTGTGCCTTTTTACACTGCTTTTCTTCCTTTCGTTTTCTGG ACTGGGCATTGCAAATTGGCTAGGCAGATGACTCTCTTGATGGCCTTTTGCGATTACATCGGAAACTGCACAAAG GATGTAGTATCGGCACCTAGACCTAGTTCTTCGCTTGTTAGGAGATTAACAGCGACCAAAGACGAGGAAGAGAATGCAATGGAATACGGATTACCTTCTTCGCACACTCTTAATACCGTTTGCTTGTCAGG GTATCTGTTTCATTACATTCTGTCCTACTCTGGTTATAATGTCTACACTGCTGTAATGGGATTCAGCATGGTTTGTCTGCTTGTGGGACTCATTGGCTTGGGCAA GATATACCTGGGAATGCATAGCTTGATTGATGTAATTGTTGGTCTAGCTATGGGATTGGGGATCCTGGCAATCTGGCTCTCTACTTCTGAATACTTGGATAATTTCATAGTCTCGGGTCCAAATG TTGCATCATTTTGGGCCGCTCTTAGCTTCTTGTTACTCTTTGCCTACCCAACACCTGAATGTCCGACCCCTAGTTTTGAGTTCCACACTGCCTTCAATGGTGTTTCCTTGGGAATT GTGATCGGGGTCCACCTAACGTTTCATCAGTTTCACCATGAAAATGTTGCGCGAATATTTTTTTCTCAGCTGCCAGTTCCCACATTTGTCGGTAGAATTTTTTTGGGCATTCCAACCATTCTTCTCGTGAAGTATTGCAGCAAGGCTCTTGCGAAATGGATTCTTCCCATTGTTGCGAATGCTTTGGGAATTCAAATAAGGTCAACCAGCTATTTACCTGCCTTAAAAGGTGGGATGTCTCCTAATAAGAAGTTGGATGAAATTAAGCAATTAGGGTGTGTCCAGAAACTATTCTTTTTCACCGAGAAGACTTCATTTGATGTTGATACTGGCATAAGGTTCATTCAGTATTCTGGTCTTGCTTGGTCTGTTGTTGACCTTGTTCCTTCTCTATTTTCTTTCCTCGGCTTGTGA